Proteins encoded by one window of Ancylothrix sp. D3o:
- a CDS encoding pentapeptide repeat-containing protein, with the protein MKLKNLTILALLFSLVGQVPASAENPQHVRRLLETKECRGCNLRGVNLGQADLRDVDLRDAYLAGANLERADLSGAKLVGADMSSSNLTSAKLVGADLKHTMLNNADLTGADMRETEMSFAVLVQANLRKADLRGAFLIRANLRQANLAEVDLTKTILTRATMPDGKIYKEED; encoded by the coding sequence ATGAAACTGAAAAATTTAACTATTTTGGCTCTATTATTTTCTTTGGTTGGACAAGTTCCGGCCAGCGCCGAAAATCCTCAGCACGTTAGGAGGTTGTTGGAAACAAAAGAGTGTCGCGGCTGTAACCTCAGAGGCGTGAATTTAGGGCAAGCCGATTTACGAGATGTGGATTTACGAGATGCTTATCTGGCCGGTGCAAATTTGGAAAGAGCAGATCTTTCAGGGGCGAAATTGGTGGGCGCAGATATGAGCAGCAGTAATTTAACCTCTGCGAAGTTGGTGGGGGCAGATTTAAAGCATACCATGCTGAATAATGCCGATTTAACGGGTGCGGATATGCGAGAAACAGAAATGAGTTTTGCGGTGCTGGTACAGGCTAATCTTCGCAAAGCTGACTTGCGTGGTGCCTTTTTGATTCGGGCAAATTTACGACAAGCTAATTTGGCTGAAGTGGATTTGACGAAGACGATTTTAACGCGGGCAACAATGCCGGATGGCAAAATTTATAAAGAGGAAGATTAA
- a CDS encoding alpha/beta fold hydrolase gives MTVSLLWQQRVGFQRDWIWRGWQTRYTYLRPTGSPAVGNSSPLILLHGFGTSIGHWRNNLDVFAEHHPVYALDMLGFGASQKAPATYNISLWVEQVYDFWKTFIGTPTILIGNSIGSLVCLAAAVAHPDMVKGIIMLSLPDPSAREEAVPAMLRPVIAAVENLVASGPVLKTVFYFVRRPGIVRRWAGIAYANPAAVTDELVDILTGPAQDRGSAAAFCAILKAMINPKFGPSVKNVLQSLKIPMLLIWGRQDRMIPPGFARQFSQYNSDLKVVELDNAGHCPHDECPDEVNPIILKWIDSSFGNGFNEQGTKTQLFPTY, from the coding sequence GTGACAGTTTCTTTGCTGTGGCAGCAACGAGTTGGTTTTCAGCGTGATTGGATCTGGCGGGGTTGGCAAACTCGCTATACTTATCTCCGTCCGACCGGCTCGCCTGCGGTTGGCAATTCTTCACCGCTGATTTTGTTGCATGGTTTTGGTACATCCATTGGTCATTGGCGCAATAATCTTGATGTTTTTGCGGAACATCACCCTGTGTATGCACTTGATATGCTCGGTTTTGGTGCTTCCCAAAAAGCCCCGGCAACTTATAACATCTCTTTGTGGGTTGAGCAGGTGTACGATTTCTGGAAAACTTTTATCGGCACTCCGACAATTTTAATCGGTAATTCTATCGGCTCTTTGGTCTGTCTGGCGGCTGCTGTTGCTCATCCAGATATGGTAAAAGGCATTATTATGTTGAGTTTGCCCGATCCATCGGCCCGCGAAGAAGCTGTCCCAGCAATGTTGCGTCCGGTGATTGCGGCGGTGGAAAATCTTGTGGCTTCTGGGCCGGTTCTCAAAACGGTGTTTTATTTTGTCCGTCGTCCGGGTATAGTTCGCCGCTGGGCCGGTATTGCTTATGCTAATCCGGCGGCTGTAACAGACGAACTGGTGGATATTTTAACCGGCCCAGCCCAGGATCGCGGTTCGGCTGCGGCTTTTTGTGCGATCCTTAAGGCTATGATTAATCCCAAATTTGGCCCAAGTGTAAAAAATGTCTTGCAATCTCTTAAGATTCCCATGTTATTGATTTGGGGCCGGCAGGATCGGATGATTCCTCCTGGTTTTGCTCGTCAATTTAGCCAGTATAATTCTGATTTAAAAGTCGTTGAACTAGATAATGCCGGTCATTGTCCTCACGATGAATGCCCCGATGAAGTGAACCCGATTATTTTAAAATGGATTGATTCTTCTTTTGGAAATGGATTTAATGAGCAAGGAACAAAAACTCAGCTTTTCCCGACTTATTAA
- the infC gene encoding translation initiation factor IF-3, with the protein MEKTTPVIEKKRPNRDLPQINERLRFPKIRVIDTDGGQLGILTPQEALRMAQEKELDLVLVSDKADPPVCRIMDYGKYKFEQEKRLKEAKKKQHTAEVKEVKMRYKIEEHDYQVRINQAERFLKAGDKVKATIMFRGREIQHSDLAEGLLKRMAGDLQELAEVQQAPKKEGRSMMMLLSPKKLKGAVGVGE; encoded by the coding sequence ATAGAAAAAACAACGCCTGTGATTGAAAAAAAACGACCCAACCGAGATTTACCGCAAATTAACGAAAGACTCCGCTTTCCGAAGATCCGAGTCATAGACACCGACGGCGGCCAATTGGGGATTTTAACACCCCAGGAAGCCTTGCGAATGGCACAAGAAAAAGAACTGGATTTAGTTCTGGTCAGCGATAAGGCCGATCCGCCGGTGTGCCGGATCATGGACTACGGAAAATATAAATTTGAACAAGAAAAAAGGCTCAAAGAAGCCAAGAAAAAGCAACACACCGCCGAAGTAAAAGAAGTCAAGATGCGCTACAAGATTGAGGAGCATGACTATCAAGTGCGGATCAATCAAGCAGAGCGTTTTCTCAAAGCCGGCGACAAAGTAAAAGCCACCATCATGTTCCGAGGACGGGAGATCCAGCACTCGGATCTAGCCGAAGGCTTACTCAAACGCATGGCAGGCGACTTGCAAGAATTGGCTGAAGTGCAGCAAGCGCCGAAAAAAGAAGGACGCAGCATGATGATGTTGCTATCGCCGAAAAAATTAAAAGGAGCAGTAGGAGTCGGCGAATAA
- a CDS encoding HEAT repeat domain-containing protein, which produces MELREGATQTHKFQRLGAKWLQTVLQGLNLRPEEAERTFLMFAFYTATSIGVLWLEASTVGLFLDEYGADQLPWIYISGAVIGSALGGLYTWLQSVIPLRRTIVVVALLMAMPLLLFRIGLGMKVAWVAGITVFLMRLWLDGIYTLNDLNTSITANQLFNIREIKRTFPIVSSGILVADVISGFSLPLLISIVKLNNVIIVACLMMVVGAGVLYYLSEAYKQAFPDSPLREEDEEQAEFANKRLRGPIWRYIIPLIAFFVLAEVLNILVDFQFLSELEQQDLGEQSLGSGIAAFLGLFNGTLGIFELITQWFASSRLEERIGVFFSAMILPAGMAAIGIVTFFGSFTGLFPFFYGLVFLKFFEELFHYTLFEGLSPVLFQPIPEANRDDVQAWVNGIGEPLSDGLIGLIIFATIWVCQQLMPGVAEKTVQDVEAWVLISLMTFLALGWVYIVWMLRSLYVNLLVSSAERGRLGVSDVDLKALKRNVVEILEKPGAEADKRSCIELLSQIDPKNVGEVLAPLLVSLSPALQRQSLETMLHHPSATYLPQVRALIDRPMLPPEVTALALRYVWLNDKNPDIEALRQYLIPTVDAVVRGTAASLIMRRGNREQKAEATNALRRMLTHKQERERVMGCRALGEADYLQGLRLYIPNLLQDESLRVRCALLDVIASTHLEEFYPSLLKGLYYKSTREAALKALVRLDNEIIDKLVALADDPHKPDLVRMYAWSAIGQIGTGPALNALSSRLLTSWGTTRRNILRTLLKMPHDAGIDGVLDRVGRSGIETLINHELMFMGQTYAALLDLSPAQVDAPEGELLRRALRDLQTDATDRLFLLMKFLYPINSIQAAAFNLKSGSRSNVARGIEILDNTLDIPTKRALLTVLDRREDTEKLQSLSELVFYQPMSPTDRLRRLVELRYFLSDWPLACCFHLAKVNRWPLTTEQIFACLRHPRGLVREAVLGYLRVVSRRSLVELLPSLQNDPDRLVAAQVKWMMAEEGISGDEQLSVQSSAGLGFSEVAGFYPEA; this is translated from the coding sequence ATGGAACTCAGAGAAGGTGCTACACAAACGCACAAGTTTCAGCGCTTAGGGGCAAAATGGTTACAAACCGTACTCCAAGGGCTTAATCTACGTCCAGAGGAAGCAGAGCGAACCTTTTTAATGTTCGCCTTTTACACAGCCACCTCCATCGGCGTCTTGTGGTTAGAAGCCAGTACCGTCGGGCTATTCTTAGACGAATACGGAGCCGATCAACTGCCTTGGATTTATATTTCTGGAGCAGTAATTGGCTCAGCCTTGGGAGGACTTTATACCTGGCTGCAAAGTGTTATTCCCCTGCGACGGACAATTGTCGTGGTGGCGTTGCTGATGGCCATGCCATTGCTGCTATTTCGCATTGGTTTAGGGATGAAAGTCGCCTGGGTGGCCGGTATAACCGTATTTTTGATGCGATTATGGCTGGATGGCATATATACCCTCAACGACCTCAACACCTCAATTACCGCCAACCAACTTTTTAACATCCGCGAAATTAAACGCACCTTTCCCATTGTCAGCAGCGGCATTTTAGTTGCCGATGTGATCAGTGGTTTTTCATTACCATTATTAATTTCAATTGTCAAGCTCAACAACGTTATCATTGTAGCTTGCTTGATGATGGTGGTCGGTGCCGGTGTTTTGTACTACCTCAGCGAAGCCTACAAACAAGCCTTTCCCGACTCCCCCCTGCGAGAAGAAGACGAAGAACAAGCCGAATTTGCCAACAAACGGCTACGGGGGCCCATTTGGCGCTACATCATACCCCTCATAGCCTTTTTCGTCTTAGCAGAAGTCCTCAACATCTTGGTAGACTTTCAATTTTTAAGCGAACTTGAACAACAAGACTTAGGCGAACAAAGTCTAGGCAGTGGCATTGCCGCATTTCTTGGTTTATTTAACGGCACCTTAGGAATTTTTGAACTAATAACCCAGTGGTTTGCCTCATCAAGGCTTGAAGAACGCATCGGAGTATTTTTCTCCGCAATGATATTACCGGCCGGTATGGCAGCCATTGGCATTGTCACCTTTTTTGGTTCCTTCACCGGCCTATTTCCCTTCTTTTATGGCCTAGTCTTTTTAAAATTCTTTGAAGAACTCTTTCACTACACCCTCTTTGAAGGCTTAAGCCCAGTTTTATTTCAACCCATCCCAGAAGCCAACCGCGACGACGTACAAGCCTGGGTTAACGGCATCGGCGAACCTCTATCAGACGGCCTGATCGGCTTAATAATTTTCGCCACCATTTGGGTTTGCCAACAACTGATGCCAGGGGTTGCCGAAAAAACCGTTCAAGATGTCGAAGCCTGGGTTCTAATCTCCCTAATGACTTTCCTCGCTTTGGGGTGGGTCTATATCGTCTGGATGCTGCGGTCATTGTACGTTAACTTGCTGGTGTCCTCCGCCGAAAGGGGCCGGTTGGGAGTTTCCGACGTTGACCTCAAAGCCTTAAAACGCAACGTTGTCGAAATTTTAGAAAAACCCGGAGCCGAAGCCGATAAACGCTCTTGTATCGAACTGCTTAGCCAAATTGACCCCAAAAATGTCGGGGAAGTGCTCGCACCCTTGCTGGTTTCGTTGTCACCGGCCCTACAGCGGCAAAGTTTGGAAACCATGCTCCACCACCCCAGCGCCACTTACCTGCCTCAAGTGCGAGCGCTGATCGACCGGCCCATGCTGCCTCCCGAAGTCACCGCCCTCGCCTTGCGCTACGTTTGGCTCAACGACAAAAACCCAGACATTGAAGCCTTAAGACAATATCTCATCCCCACCGTCGATGCCGTTGTTCGAGGTACCGCTGCATCCTTAATTATGCGCCGGGGCAACCGCGAACAAAAAGCCGAAGCCACCAACGCCCTGCGCCGAATGCTCACCCACAAACAAGAGCGAGAGCGCGTCATGGGCTGCCGCGCCTTGGGAGAAGCCGATTATTTACAAGGTTTGCGCCTTTATATCCCCAATTTGCTGCAAGATGAGTCCTTAAGAGTGCGTTGCGCTTTGCTTGATGTCATCGCCTCCACACATTTAGAGGAATTTTACCCCTCATTGTTAAAAGGACTCTATTACAAATCAACGCGGGAAGCTGCTCTCAAAGCTTTGGTACGCTTAGATAATGAAATCATCGATAAGTTGGTGGCTTTGGCAGATGACCCGCACAAACCGGATCTGGTGCGGATGTATGCTTGGAGTGCGATTGGTCAAATAGGCACCGGCCCGGCTTTGAATGCTTTATCGTCTCGCTTGCTGACGTCTTGGGGAACCACCCGGCGGAATATCTTGCGGACGTTGTTAAAAATGCCCCATGATGCCGGTATTGACGGTGTACTTGATCGGGTTGGACGTAGTGGCATTGAAACCTTAATCAACCACGAACTAATGTTTATGGGGCAAACCTATGCCGCCTTGCTCGATCTCTCCCCAGCACAAGTTGATGCTCCAGAAGGCGAGTTGTTGCGGCGAGCATTGCGAGACTTGCAAACCGATGCCACAGATCGGCTGTTTTTGTTGATGAAGTTTCTTTATCCGATCAACAGTATTCAGGCGGCGGCGTTTAACCTTAAGTCTGGATCTCGCTCTAATGTTGCACGCGGCATCGAAATTCTCGATAATACCCTTGATATCCCCACCAAACGGGCTTTGCTGACAGTTCTCGACCGCCGCGAAGACACCGAAAAGTTGCAAAGTCTTTCGGAATTGGTTTTTTATCAGCCAATGTCACCCACTGACCGGCTACGGCGGTTGGTAGAATTGCGGTATTTCTTATCAGATTGGCCTTTGGCCTGTTGTTTCCATTTGGCCAAAGTCAACCGCTGGCCTTTGACTACCGAGCAAATTTTTGCTTGTCTTCGCCACCCACGCGGTTTAGTCCGAGAAGCTGTCCTGGGTTATCTGCGCGTCGTATCGCGCCGCTCATTGGTAGAATTGCTACCAAGCTTGCAAAATGATCCTGACCGATTGGTAGCTGCTCAAGTCAAGTGGATGATGGCTGAAGAAGGCATTAGCGGTGATGAGCAATTATCTGTTCAGTCCTCTGCTGGACTGGGATTTTCAGAAGTGGCCGGTTTTTACCCAGAGGCTTAA
- a CDS encoding Crp/Fnr family transcriptional regulator yields the protein MLTSVDRLLFVRAVPIFKELRDDFLVRLASVMDELSFPANHTIFTQGQEGRSLYIVVSGKVRVHLGEQDLAQLEQGACFGEMSLFDAEPRSASVTTLETCECLMLTQQQLYDAIEETPGIAVNIIRLLSRRIREFNRKLNAKEADPQTQELQGAARNTAA from the coding sequence ATGTTAACAAGCGTTGACCGCCTACTATTTGTGAGAGCCGTCCCAATTTTTAAAGAATTACGGGACGACTTTCTTGTAAGGTTAGCTTCAGTGATGGACGAACTTTCTTTTCCCGCAAATCACACAATTTTTACCCAAGGACAAGAAGGACGCTCGCTCTATATTGTAGTTTCGGGGAAAGTGCGGGTACACCTCGGAGAACAAGACTTAGCTCAACTTGAACAAGGTGCCTGTTTTGGGGAAATGTCTTTATTTGACGCCGAACCTCGTTCTGCCTCTGTCACTACCCTAGAAACTTGTGAGTGTCTGATGTTAACTCAACAACAACTCTACGACGCCATCGAAGAAACCCCCGGTATTGCTGTTAACATTATCCGCCTTTTATCGCGCCGAATTAGAGAGTTTAACCGCAAACTAAATGCCAAAGAAGCAGACCCACAAACCCAAGAATTGCAAGGCGCCGCCCGCAATACCGCCGCTTAG
- the treS gene encoding maltose alpha-D-glucosyltransferase: MHNWYNNAIFYELYIRAFADGNGDGHGDFIGLRQKLDYLQWLGVDCIWLLPMYPSPLKDDGYDVASYGGIHPQYGLMEDFQMAVEEIHKRGMRVLADLVVNHTSDQHPWFQESRRSKDSPMRDFYVWSSTTDKYNHSSIIFSDVETSNWAYDEKTGEYYWHRFYTSQPDLNYDNPRVQKAILDVMRFWLKMGVDGFRVDAAPFLFEREGTYENLPETHEFLQKMRRVIDEEYPDALMLAEACMAPHQLLNYFGNSNEFQTAFHFPLIATLYQALAKADSSAVLEVLENTPTLPQDCQWGLFLRNHDELNFETLGEEEAQSLLHYYEPDKNSHFAGRGLVRRLAPLMKNDQRKIELMHSLLFTLPGVPVLYYGDEIGMGDDISLPDRSGVRTAMQWNNTSNGGFSSAEKTYLPVVSDPLYGYAQVNVEAQINTPGSLLHSIRKMIYSRKRLPVLGIGEFKWVKDLPKQALCFWRQVEEINVLIVHNLSDDVLRLSLPAGLKLQDVLNPENQEILQDEIVLPAYGYGWFVEV; this comes from the coding sequence ATGCACAATTGGTACAACAACGCTATTTTCTATGAACTTTATATCAGAGCATTTGCGGATGGAAACGGCGACGGACACGGAGATTTTATCGGCCTACGTCAAAAACTAGACTATTTACAATGGTTAGGAGTTGATTGCATTTGGTTATTACCGATGTATCCTTCTCCTCTCAAAGATGATGGCTATGATGTCGCCAGTTATGGCGGTATTCATCCTCAATACGGACTGATGGAAGACTTCCAAATGGCTGTTGAAGAAATTCATAAACGGGGAATGCGGGTCTTAGCAGATTTAGTTGTCAATCATACATCCGATCAGCATCCTTGGTTTCAAGAATCGCGCCGGTCTAAAGACTCACCTATGCGAGATTTTTATGTCTGGAGTTCCACCACAGATAAATATAACCACTCCTCAATTATCTTTTCAGATGTAGAAACTTCAAATTGGGCTTATGATGAAAAAACCGGCGAATATTACTGGCATCGATTTTACACCAGCCAGCCAGATTTAAACTATGATAACCCTCGCGTTCAAAAAGCCATCTTAGACGTAATGAGATTTTGGCTAAAAATGGGCGTAGATGGGTTTCGTGTTGATGCGGCACCATTTTTATTTGAACGGGAAGGAACCTACGAAAACCTACCCGAAACCCATGAATTTTTACAAAAAATGCGGCGCGTCATTGATGAAGAATATCCTGATGCGTTGATGTTGGCAGAAGCTTGTATGGCTCCCCATCAATTGTTAAATTATTTTGGCAATAGCAACGAGTTTCAAACAGCCTTTCATTTCCCTCTCATTGCTACCCTTTATCAAGCTTTGGCAAAAGCAGATTCCAGCGCAGTTTTAGAGGTTTTAGAAAACACACCGACTTTGCCACAAGATTGTCAATGGGGGTTATTTTTGCGTAACCATGATGAATTAAATTTCGAGACTTTAGGGGAAGAAGAAGCCCAAAGTTTACTGCATTATTACGAACCGGATAAAAACTCTCACTTTGCCGGTCGGGGACTGGTACGCCGGCTGGCACCTTTGATGAAAAATGACCAGCGCAAAATTGAATTAATGCACTCATTATTATTTACATTGCCAGGGGTGCCGGTGTTATATTATGGCGATGAAATTGGCATGGGAGATGATATTTCTTTGCCAGATCGCTCAGGGGTACGGACAGCGATGCAGTGGAATAATACTAGCAATGGCGGTTTTTCGAGTGCTGAGAAAACTTACTTGCCGGTTGTCAGTGATCCTCTGTATGGTTACGCCCAGGTGAATGTAGAAGCGCAAATAAACACGCCGGGGTCATTATTGCACAGTATTCGGAAGATGATTTATAGCCGTAAACGCTTACCAGTTTTAGGCATTGGTGAGTTCAAATGGGTTAAAGACTTGCCAAAACAAGCATTATGTTTTTGGCGTCAAGTTGAAGAAATTAATGTCTTAATTGTGCATAATTTGAGCGATGATGTTTTGCGGTTGTCTTTGCCTGCCGGTTTGAAATTGCAAGATGTTCTTAACCCAGAAAACCAGGAAATTTTGCAGGATGAAATCGTTTTACCGGCTTATGGTTATGGTTGGTTTGTAGAAGTTTGA